A region of Streptomyces halobius DNA encodes the following proteins:
- the nhaA gene encoding Na+/H+ antiporter NhaA yields the protein MSVPTNRRSIFLGRMPLPERNFVADALRAETVGGVLLLVAAIVALIWANTLSGSYEAIRDFHIGPAFLGLDLSLQHWAANGLLAVFFFVAGIELKRELVVGELRDPKAATLPVIAAICGMVMPALVYVVVNVFGGGSLDGWAVPTATDIAFALAVLAVIGTSLPSALRAFLLTLAVVDDLFAILIIAVFFTSKINFLPLGLAVVGLAVFYLLLRMGVRGWYVYVPLAVITWALMENSGVHATIAGVAMGLMLRCTRRDGERHSLGEHIEHLVRPLSAGLAVPLFALFSAGVTISGSAVHEVFTRPETLGVVLGLVAGKALGIFGGTWVTARFTKAQLNPDLKWPDLFAVGALSGIGFTVSLLIGELAFAGDLTLTDEIKASVLIGSLLAAVFSGALLKARNNKYKQLCEEEERDDDQDGIPDIYERDKPEYHLRMALILEARAAEHRRLAEVAAGPHTGDDGPA from the coding sequence GTGAGCGTGCCCACAAACCGTCGTTCCATATTCCTCGGGCGGATGCCCCTGCCCGAGCGGAACTTCGTCGCAGACGCGCTGCGGGCCGAGACCGTGGGCGGCGTCCTCCTGCTCGTCGCCGCCATCGTGGCCCTGATCTGGGCAAACACCCTCAGCGGCAGCTACGAGGCAATCCGCGACTTCCATATCGGTCCGGCCTTCCTGGGCCTCGACCTCTCCCTCCAGCACTGGGCCGCCAACGGCCTGCTCGCCGTCTTCTTCTTCGTGGCCGGCATCGAGCTCAAGCGCGAGCTGGTCGTCGGTGAGCTGCGCGACCCCAAGGCCGCCACCCTCCCCGTGATCGCCGCGATCTGCGGAATGGTCATGCCCGCGCTTGTCTACGTCGTCGTCAACGTCTTCGGCGGCGGCTCGTTGGACGGCTGGGCGGTCCCCACCGCCACCGACATCGCCTTCGCACTCGCCGTCCTCGCCGTGATCGGCACCTCCCTGCCGTCCGCGCTGCGCGCCTTCCTGCTCACCCTGGCGGTCGTCGACGACCTCTTCGCGATCCTGATCATCGCGGTCTTCTTCACCTCGAAGATCAATTTCCTGCCGCTCGGCCTCGCCGTCGTCGGCCTCGCGGTCTTCTATCTGCTGCTCCGCATGGGCGTCCGCGGCTGGTACGTCTATGTGCCGCTCGCCGTGATCACCTGGGCCCTGATGGAGAACAGCGGGGTGCACGCCACCATCGCGGGCGTCGCCATGGGCCTGATGCTGCGCTGCACCCGCCGCGACGGCGAGCGGCACTCCCTCGGCGAGCACATCGAGCACCTGGTCCGCCCGCTCTCGGCCGGTCTCGCGGTGCCGCTGTTCGCCCTCTTCTCGGCGGGCGTCACCATCTCCGGCAGCGCGGTCCACGAGGTCTTCACCCGGCCCGAGACGCTCGGCGTCGTCCTCGGCCTGGTGGCCGGCAAGGCACTGGGCATCTTCGGCGGTACGTGGGTCACCGCCCGCTTCACCAAGGCCCAGCTCAACCCGGATCTCAAGTGGCCGGATCTGTTCGCCGTCGGAGCCCTCTCCGGCATCGGCTTCACCGTATCGCTGCTCATCGGCGAACTGGCCTTCGCCGGGGACCTGACACTCACGGATGAGATCAAGGCATCGGTGCTGATCGGCTCGCTGCTCGCCGCCGTCTTCTCCGGTGCCCTTCTCAAGGCCCGCAACAACAAGTACAAGCAGCTGTGCGAGGAGGAGGAGCGCGACGACGATCAGGACGGCATCCCCGATATTTACGAACGCGACAAGCCCGAGTACCACTTGCGGATGGCACTGATCCTCGAAGCGAGGGCCGCGGAACACCGGCGGCTGGCCGAAGTCGCAGCCGGGCCACACACCGGCGACGATGGTCCGGCATGA
- a CDS encoding alpha/beta fold hydrolase, producing MTAPDSATSVVRLDVPGGKELTHRDVAANGARFHIAEMGDGPLVLLLHGFPQFWWTWRYQLPALADAGFRAVAMDLRGVGGSDRTPRGYDPANLALDITGVIRSLGEPDAALVGHDLGGYLAWTAAAMRPKLVRRLAVASMPHPRRWRSAMLADVKQSRRSAHIWSFQRPWLPERRLVADDAALVGRMIRDWSGPRPPEDDAVTAYQRAMSIPSTAHCSVEPYRWMVRSMARPDGIQFNRRMKLPVRVPTLHLHGSLDPVMRTRSAAGSGEYVEAPYRWRLFDGLGHFPHEEDPVAFSTELIGWLKDPEPDR from the coding sequence ATGACAGCCCCTGACAGCGCCACCTCGGTCGTACGGCTCGACGTCCCGGGCGGGAAAGAGCTGACGCACCGGGACGTCGCGGCGAACGGCGCCCGCTTCCACATCGCCGAGATGGGCGACGGCCCCCTGGTGCTGCTGCTGCACGGCTTCCCGCAGTTCTGGTGGACCTGGCGGTACCAGCTGCCCGCGCTCGCCGACGCGGGCTTCCGCGCGGTCGCGATGGACCTGCGCGGCGTCGGCGGCAGCGACCGCACACCGCGCGGCTACGACCCGGCGAACCTCGCCCTCGACATCACCGGCGTCATCCGCTCCCTGGGCGAGCCGGACGCCGCACTCGTCGGGCACGACCTGGGCGGCTATCTCGCCTGGACGGCGGCGGCGATGCGGCCCAAGCTGGTGCGCCGGCTGGCGGTGGCCTCGATGCCGCACCCCCGGCGCTGGCGCTCGGCGATGCTCGCCGACGTCAAACAGAGCAGGCGGAGTGCGCACATCTGGAGCTTCCAACGGCCCTGGCTTCCGGAGCGCCGGCTGGTGGCGGACGACGCGGCGCTGGTCGGCCGGATGATCCGTGACTGGTCCGGGCCCCGGCCGCCCGAGGACGACGCGGTGACGGCCTATCAGCGGGCGATGAGCATCCCCTCGACGGCGCACTGCTCGGTCGAGCCGTACCGGTGGATGGTGCGCTCGATGGCCCGACCGGACGGCATCCAGTTCAACCGCCGGATGAAGCTGCCGGTACGTGTCCCGACGCTGCATCTGCACGGTTCGCTCGACCCGGTGATGCGTACCCGCAGCGCCGCCGGCTCCGGCGAGTACGTCGAGGCCCCGTACCGCTGGCGGCTGTTCGACGGGCTGGGGCACTTCCCGCACGAGGAGGACCCGGTGGCGTTCTCGACCGAGTTGATCGGCTGGCTGAAGGATCCCGAACCGGACCGCTGA
- a CDS encoding Fic family protein, protein MAAIPGGTSPVPPKASADPLAALASLPGVADSVDSVRKAVDRVYGHRIMRRRSNEVTSEAALRGARASAALSGADWVLEEVRRRTDFGVEGEPRTVGAALRLTAEAGQLLSVWRQSPLRVLARLHLVAAGGVTPDDTVGRPRLAGEPVHEPLVELPLPDADEVAGRLDGLARLLLAGTQAPALVSAAVVHGELLALRPFASYNGLVARAAERIVLVGSGLDPKSICPAEVGHAEEGRAAYLAALEGYVSGAPEGVGAWIAHCGRAVQLGSRESTAVCEALQRGAA, encoded by the coding sequence ATGGCTGCAATTCCCGGGGGAACGTCCCCCGTTCCCCCGAAGGCGAGCGCCGACCCGCTCGCGGCCCTGGCGTCGCTCCCGGGGGTCGCCGACTCCGTGGACTCCGTGCGCAAGGCCGTGGACCGGGTCTACGGGCACCGGATCATGCGACGCCGCAGCAACGAGGTCACCTCGGAGGCCGCGCTGCGCGGAGCGCGCGCTTCCGCTGCGCTCTCCGGTGCGGACTGGGTGCTCGAAGAGGTCCGGCGGCGCACCGACTTCGGAGTCGAGGGCGAGCCGCGGACGGTCGGTGCGGCGCTGCGGCTGACCGCGGAGGCCGGCCAGCTGCTGAGCGTCTGGCGGCAGTCGCCGCTGCGGGTGCTGGCCCGGCTCCACCTGGTGGCGGCCGGCGGCGTCACCCCGGACGACACGGTCGGCCGGCCGCGGCTGGCCGGCGAGCCGGTGCACGAACCGCTGGTCGAGCTGCCGCTGCCGGACGCCGACGAGGTCGCCGGACGGCTGGACGGGCTGGCGCGGCTGCTGCTGGCCGGTACCCAGGCGCCGGCCCTGGTGAGCGCCGCGGTGGTGCATGGCGAGCTGCTGGCGCTGCGGCCCTTCGCGTCGTACAACGGGCTGGTGGCGCGGGCGGCGGAACGGATCGTGCTGGTGGGCAGCGGCCTGGACCCGAAGTCGATCTGCCCTGCGGAGGTCGGGCACGCCGAAGAGGGGCGCGCCGCCTATCTCGCGGCCCTGGAGGGCTATGTCTCGGGCGCCCCGGAGGGCGTCGGGGCATGGATCGCGCACTGTGGACGCGCGGTGCAGCTGGGCTCCCGGGAGAGCACCGCGGTCTGTGAGGCGCTGCAGCGCGGCGCGGCCTGA
- a CDS encoding ATP-binding protein: MKIAFVGKGGSGKTTLSSLFIRHLAAARVPVIAVDADINQHLGAALGLDETEAAALPAMGAHLPLIKNYLRGSNPRIPSAETMIKTTPPGEGSRLLRASGDNPVFDVCARTVPLDDTSVRLMATGPFTESDLGVACYHSKVGAVELCLNHLVDGRDEYVVVDMTAGSDSFASGMFTRFDMTFLVAEPTRKGVAVYRQYKEYARDFGVPLRVVGNKVQGPDDLAFLHAEVGGDLLVTVGHSDWVRAMEKGRPAPFSRLEDANRRALATLHTAADEAYERRDWERYTRQMVHFHLKNAESWGNAKTGTDLAAQVDPAFVLFEGTPQPA, from the coding sequence ATGAAGATCGCTTTCGTGGGTAAGGGTGGCAGCGGCAAGACCACCCTCTCCTCCCTGTTCATCCGGCATCTCGCCGCGGCCCGTGTCCCTGTGATCGCGGTGGACGCCGATATCAATCAGCATCTGGGCGCCGCCCTCGGCCTGGACGAGACGGAGGCCGCCGCACTGCCCGCGATGGGCGCCCATCTCCCGCTGATCAAGAACTACTTGCGCGGCAGCAACCCGCGGATCCCGTCCGCCGAGACGATGATCAAGACGACGCCGCCGGGCGAGGGCTCGCGGCTGCTGCGGGCCTCGGGGGACAACCCCGTCTTCGACGTCTGCGCACGGACCGTGCCGCTGGACGACACCTCCGTACGGCTGATGGCGACCGGCCCGTTCACCGAATCCGATCTGGGCGTGGCCTGTTACCACTCCAAGGTCGGCGCGGTCGAACTGTGCCTGAACCACCTCGTGGACGGCCGCGACGAGTACGTCGTCGTCGATATGACGGCAGGCTCGGACTCCTTCGCCTCCGGGATGTTCACCCGCTTCGACATGACGTTCCTGGTGGCCGAGCCGACCCGTAAAGGCGTCGCCGTCTACCGCCAGTACAAGGAATACGCACGGGACTTCGGCGTTCCCCTGAGGGTGGTGGGCAACAAGGTGCAAGGCCCCGACGACCTGGCGTTCCTGCACGCGGAGGTGGGCGGCGACCTGCTGGTGACCGTCGGGCACTCGGACTGGGTGCGCGCCATGGAAAAGGGCCGTCCGGCCCCCTTCTCCCGCCTGGAGGACGCCAACCGCCGCGCCCTCGCGACGCTGCACACCGCGGCCGACGAGGCGTACGAGCGCCGTGACTGGGAGCGCTACACCCGCCAGATGGTGCACTTCCACCTGAAGAACGCGGAGAGCTGGGGCAACGCCAAGACGGGCACGGACCTGGCGGCGCAGGTCGACCCCGCCTTCGTCCTCTTCGAGGGAACACCACAGCCCGCCTGA
- a CDS encoding phage holin family protein encodes MSAGEGGTDRSLGQLVASATAEMSALVHDEIALAKAELRQDAKRAGISGAAFIVAGALALFALPVLSFAAAYGIHNLGLGLAWSFLIVGGAFLVLAAALVAVAVAKVKKIKKPEKSISSAKETAAVLQKAKPHPRVAPADHPVLESVTRS; translated from the coding sequence ATGAGCGCAGGCGAAGGCGGCACGGACCGCAGCCTCGGGCAGCTGGTGGCTTCGGCCACCGCCGAGATGTCCGCACTTGTGCACGACGAGATCGCGCTGGCCAAGGCGGAACTGCGGCAGGACGCCAAGCGGGCGGGAATCAGCGGCGCCGCCTTCATCGTGGCCGGGGCGCTGGCGCTGTTCGCCCTGCCGGTGCTGAGCTTCGCGGCGGCGTACGGCATCCACAACCTCGGCCTCGGGCTCGCCTGGTCCTTTCTGATCGTGGGCGGCGCCTTCCTGGTGCTCGCCGCCGCGCTGGTCGCCGTCGCGGTGGCCAAGGTCAAGAAGATCAAGAAGCCGGAGAAGTCCATCAGCTCGGCCAAGGAGACCGCGGCCGTCCTCCAAAAGGCCAAGCCACACCCGCGGGTGGCGCCGGCGGACCACCCGGTCCTGGAGTCTGTGACACGCTCGTAG
- a CDS encoding HAD family hydrolase, whose protein sequence is MLTPVENHSVPHSAPRTAAFFDLDKTVIAKSSTLTFSKSFYQGGLINRRAVLRTAYAQFVFLAGGADHDQMERMREYLSSLCRGWDVAQVREIVAETLHDLIDPIIYDEAASLIEEHHAAGRDVVIVSTSGAEVVEPIGELLGADRVVATRMVVGEDGRFTGEVEYYAYGPTKAEAVRELAASEGYDLERCYAYSDSATDVPMLEAVGNPCAVNPDRALRREAQSRGWPVRSFTRPVPLKQRLPVLSLPPRPVLAVIAAVSAAVATAGLVWYASRRRTGREQLARITRV, encoded by the coding sequence ATGCTCACCCCCGTGGAAAACCACTCCGTGCCTCACTCGGCTCCCCGTACTGCCGCGTTCTTCGACTTGGACAAGACCGTCATTGCAAAGTCGAGCACGCTGACCTTCAGCAAGTCCTTCTACCAAGGTGGCCTGATCAATCGCCGGGCCGTACTGCGCACCGCATACGCCCAGTTCGTGTTCCTCGCGGGCGGCGCGGATCACGATCAGATGGAGCGGATGCGCGAATATCTCTCGTCGCTCTGCCGCGGCTGGGATGTGGCCCAGGTCCGCGAGATCGTCGCCGAGACACTGCACGATCTGATCGACCCGATCATTTATGACGAGGCGGCCTCGCTCATCGAGGAACACCACGCCGCCGGCCGCGATGTCGTGATCGTCTCCACCTCGGGCGCCGAGGTCGTCGAGCCGATCGGCGAACTCCTGGGCGCCGACCGGGTCGTGGCCACCCGGATGGTCGTCGGCGAGGACGGCCGTTTCACCGGCGAGGTCGAGTACTACGCCTACGGACCGACCAAGGCCGAGGCCGTGCGGGAGCTCGCCGCGTCCGAGGGCTATGACCTTGAGCGCTGCTACGCGTACAGCGACTCGGCGACCGATGTGCCGATGCTCGAAGCGGTCGGCAACCCCTGTGCGGTCAACCCGGACCGGGCGCTGCGCCGCGAGGCGCAGAGCCGCGGCTGGCCGGTACGGTCCTTCACCCGCCCGGTGCCGCTCAAGCAGCGGCTGCCGGTGCTGTCGCTGCCGCCGCGCCCGGTGCTCGCCGTCATCGCCGCGGTGAGCGCGGCCGTCGCCACGGCGGGCCTGGTCTGGTACGCGAGCCGACGCAGAACAGGAAGAGAACAGCTCGCCCGTATTACCCGCGTTTGA
- a CDS encoding SulP family inorganic anion transporter, translating to MSQTEKPQQPSGVPPEPSRPEPAPEHRTERPRGAVRRDLSASIVIFLLAVPLSLGLALATGAPLQAGLVAAAVGGIVAGLLGGAPLQVSGAATGLLVVTADLVQRYGWRATCAITVLAGMAQLALGALRVARAALAISPAIVHGMLAGIGVTIAIGQLHVVLGGSPDSSALDNAAALPGQLEDPHAIAMLIGAITIAVLVGWGRLPGRVGRWARVFPAPLVAVLAATAVSAGMTVPRVELPSWHVPAPPTLPDASWAAIAAAVLTVTLVASMESLLAAVAVDRLASEQPDAPKGRAHLNRELAGQGMANAVSGMLGGLPISGGAIRGSANVKAGAVSRWATVLHGVWVLLCAGLLAAALELIPLAALAALVMFIGVRMVSFAHIRHVQRHREFPVYAATLGGVVVFGVLHGVATGGAVAVFLALRRLTHTRVTVTEEPDGHRVRVSGQLTFLAVPRLTRALARVPAGANVVVELCGSFMDHAAYEALQTWSAAHQARGGWVTLGGRSGRPIAEPASAHACRPWTPWRNHHCTRSALARESASETSGSQLLGGVSAFQRHTAPLVREELARLAREGQRPTQLFLTCADSRLVTSMITSSGPGDLFTVRNVGNLLPPPGSDASCDSVGAAIEYAVEVLKVGSITVCGHSGCGAMAALLSSATAASQHARETDESTPLTRWLRHGRPSLARMQRIGRLGRGEVALAERPVADDHERLALVNVIQQLDHLRAHTCVARRVAEGSLTLHGMYFHVAEAQTYVLDEATRRFSAVRPEPAPLTT from the coding sequence ATGTCGCAGACAGAGAAACCGCAGCAGCCTTCGGGGGTCCCCCCCGAGCCGTCCCGTCCGGAACCGGCGCCCGAGCACCGCACCGAGCGGCCCCGCGGCGCGGTCCGGCGGGACCTCTCCGCCTCGATCGTGATCTTCCTGCTCGCCGTCCCGCTGTCGCTCGGGCTCGCCCTCGCCACCGGTGCCCCGCTCCAGGCCGGGTTGGTCGCCGCGGCGGTCGGCGGCATCGTCGCCGGTCTGCTCGGCGGTGCCCCGCTCCAGGTGAGCGGGGCGGCGACCGGCCTCCTGGTGGTCACCGCCGATCTCGTCCAGCGCTACGGCTGGCGCGCCACCTGCGCCATCACGGTACTGGCCGGTATGGCCCAACTCGCCCTGGGAGCACTGCGTGTGGCCCGCGCCGCGCTGGCCATCAGCCCGGCGATCGTGCACGGCATGCTCGCCGGCATCGGGGTCACCATCGCCATCGGGCAGCTCCATGTGGTGCTCGGCGGCAGCCCGGACAGCTCGGCGCTGGACAACGCCGCGGCGCTGCCCGGCCAGTTGGAGGATCCGCACGCCATCGCGATGCTGATCGGCGCCATCACCATCGCCGTGCTGGTGGGCTGGGGACGGCTGCCGGGCCGCGTCGGGCGGTGGGCGCGGGTCTTCCCCGCTCCGCTGGTCGCCGTCCTCGCCGCGACGGCCGTCAGCGCGGGAATGACCGTGCCACGGGTGGAGCTGCCGTCCTGGCACGTGCCCGCGCCTCCCACGCTGCCGGACGCCTCCTGGGCGGCCATCGCCGCCGCGGTACTGACCGTCACCCTGGTCGCCAGCATGGAGTCGCTGCTGGCGGCGGTGGCCGTGGACCGGCTGGCGTCCGAGCAGCCGGACGCCCCCAAGGGCCGCGCCCACCTCAACCGTGAACTGGCCGGCCAGGGCATGGCCAATGCCGTCTCGGGAATGCTCGGCGGCCTGCCGATCTCCGGGGGCGCGATCCGCGGCTCGGCCAACGTGAAGGCCGGCGCGGTCAGCCGCTGGGCCACCGTGCTGCACGGGGTGTGGGTGCTGCTCTGCGCGGGCCTGCTGGCCGCCGCGCTGGAGCTGATCCCGCTGGCCGCGCTGGCCGCCCTGGTCATGTTCATCGGCGTACGGATGGTGAGCTTCGCCCACATCCGGCATGTGCAGCGGCATCGCGAATTCCCGGTGTACGCCGCCACGTTGGGCGGGGTCGTCGTCTTCGGCGTCCTGCACGGCGTGGCGACCGGCGGCGCGGTCGCGGTGTTCCTGGCGCTGCGCCGCCTGACGCACACCCGGGTCACGGTGACGGAGGAGCCCGACGGCCACCGGGTGCGGGTCAGCGGCCAGTTGACGTTTCTGGCGGTGCCGCGGCTGACCCGGGCGCTCGCACGGGTGCCCGCGGGCGCGAACGTCGTCGTCGAGCTGTGCGGTTCGTTCATGGACCACGCCGCCTACGAGGCGCTGCAGACCTGGTCCGCCGCTCATCAGGCGCGGGGCGGCTGGGTGACGCTCGGCGGCCGCTCGGGCCGGCCGATCGCCGAGCCGGCCAGCGCGCATGCCTGCCGCCCGTGGACGCCCTGGCGCAACCATCACTGCACCCGGTCCGCCCTGGCCCGCGAGTCGGCCTCGGAGACCAGCGGCAGTCAACTGCTGGGCGGCGTCAGCGCGTTCCAGCGTCATACGGCCCCCTTGGTGCGCGAGGAGCTGGCCCGGCTGGCGCGCGAGGGTCAGCGGCCCACCCAGCTGTTTCTGACCTGCGCCGACTCCCGGCTGGTCACGAGCATGATCACATCCAGCGGGCCGGGTGATCTGTTCACCGTCCGCAATGTCGGCAATCTGTTGCCGCCACCGGGCTCGGACGCCTCCTGCGACTCCGTGGGAGCGGCGATCGAGTACGCGGTCGAGGTACTGAAGGTCGGCTCGATCACGGTATGCGGGCATTCGGGCTGCGGTGCCATGGCGGCGCTGCTCAGCTCCGCGACGGCCGCGTCACAGCACGCCCGGGAAACCGACGAGTCCACCCCCCTCACCCGCTGGCTACGGCACGGTCGGCCGAGCCTGGCCCGTATGCAGCGGATCGGACGGCTGGGACGGGGCGAAGTCGCCCTCGCCGAAAGGCCGGTGGCGGACGATCACGAGCGGCTGGCGCTGGTCAACGTCATACAGCAGCTCGACCACCTCCGGGCGCACACCTGCGTGGCCCGCCGGGTCGCCGAGGGCTCGCTGACGCTGCACGGCATGTACTTCCATGTCGCCGAGGCCCAGACGTACGTCCTGGACGAGGCCACCCGCCGGTTCTCCGCGGTCCGTCCGGAACCGGCTCCGCTCACCACCTGA
- the acs gene encoding acetate--CoA ligase, giving the protein MSNESLANLLKEERRFPPPAELATHANVTAAAYEQAAADRLGFWAEQAKRLSWETAPTQTLDWSDAPFAKWFADGRLNVAYNCVDRHVEAGLGDRIALYFEGEPGDTRALTYADLQREVCKAANALTELGVRAGDRVAIYMPMIPETVIAMLACARLGAPHSVVFGGFSADALATRIEDADAQVVITADGGYRRGKPGALKPAVDEAVARVDRVRHVLVVRRTGQPLEEAGGTWHDSRDVWWHDLVDRQSDQHTPEAFDAEHPLFILYTSGTTGKPKGILHTTGGYLTQAAYTHHAVFDLKPETDVYWCTADVGWVTGHSYITYGPLANGATEVLYEGTPDTPHQGRWWEIVQKYGVTLLYTAPTAIRACMKWGDDIPAKFDLSSLRVLGSVGEPINPEAWMWYRNHIGAGTAPIVDTWWQTETGAMMLSPLPGVTETKPGSAQLPLPGIAATVVDDDAREVPDGAGGYLVLTEPWPSMLRTIWGDDQRYIDTYWSRFEGKYFAGDGAKKDDDGDIWLLGRVDDVMLVSGHNISTTEVESSLVSHPKVAEAAVVGATDPQTTQAICAFVILRGGADAETSDVDASDAGLVEELRAHVAKQLGPIAKPKRIMPVAELPKTRSGKIMRRLLRDVAENRDLGDVTTLTDASVMELIQAKLPTAAGED; this is encoded by the coding sequence GTGAGCAACGAAAGTCTGGCCAATCTTCTCAAGGAAGAGCGGCGGTTCCCCCCGCCCGCCGAGCTGGCCACGCACGCCAACGTCACGGCAGCCGCGTACGAACAGGCCGCGGCGGACCGGCTGGGCTTCTGGGCCGAGCAGGCGAAACGCCTGTCCTGGGAGACCGCGCCCACCCAGACACTCGACTGGTCCGACGCGCCCTTCGCGAAGTGGTTCGCCGACGGCAGGCTCAATGTCGCCTACAACTGCGTGGACCGCCATGTGGAGGCCGGCCTGGGCGACCGCATCGCCCTCTACTTCGAGGGCGAGCCGGGCGACACCCGCGCCCTCACCTACGCCGACCTGCAGCGCGAGGTCTGCAAGGCCGCCAACGCACTGACCGAGCTGGGTGTGCGGGCCGGCGACCGGGTCGCCATCTATATGCCGATGATCCCGGAGACGGTCATCGCCATGCTGGCCTGCGCGCGCCTGGGCGCCCCGCACTCCGTCGTCTTCGGCGGCTTCTCCGCGGACGCGCTGGCGACCCGTATCGAGGACGCCGACGCCCAGGTCGTCATCACCGCGGACGGCGGCTACCGGCGCGGCAAGCCCGGCGCCCTCAAGCCGGCCGTCGACGAAGCCGTCGCGCGGGTGGACCGGGTGCGTCATGTCCTCGTCGTCCGCCGCACCGGCCAGCCCCTCGAAGAGGCTGGGGGGACATGGCACGACAGCCGTGACGTGTGGTGGCACGACCTGGTCGACCGCCAGTCGGACCAGCACACCCCCGAGGCGTTCGACGCCGAGCACCCGCTCTTCATCCTCTACACCTCCGGCACGACCGGTAAGCCGAAGGGCATCCTGCACACCACCGGCGGCTACCTCACCCAGGCGGCATACACCCATCACGCCGTCTTCGACCTCAAGCCGGAGACCGACGTGTACTGGTGCACCGCGGACGTCGGCTGGGTGACGGGCCACTCGTACATCACCTACGGCCCGCTCGCCAACGGCGCGACCGAGGTGCTCTACGAGGGCACGCCCGACACCCCGCACCAGGGCCGGTGGTGGGAGATCGTGCAGAAGTACGGCGTCACGCTCCTCTACACCGCGCCGACCGCGATCCGCGCCTGCATGAAGTGGGGCGATGACATCCCGGCGAAGTTCGATCTGTCGTCCCTCCGGGTCCTCGGGTCGGTCGGCGAGCCGATCAACCCGGAGGCGTGGATGTGGTACCGCAATCACATCGGCGCCGGCACCGCGCCCATCGTCGACACCTGGTGGCAGACGGAGACCGGCGCGATGATGCTCAGCCCGCTGCCGGGCGTCACGGAGACCAAGCCGGGCTCCGCCCAGCTGCCGCTGCCCGGTATCGCCGCGACGGTGGTGGACGACGATGCCCGCGAGGTGCCCGACGGCGCCGGCGGCTATCTCGTCCTGACCGAGCCCTGGCCGTCGATGCTGCGCACCATCTGGGGCGACGACCAGCGCTACATCGACACCTACTGGTCCCGCTTCGAGGGCAAGTACTTCGCCGGCGACGGCGCCAAGAAGGACGACGACGGCGACATCTGGCTGCTCGGCCGGGTGGACGACGTGATGCTGGTGTCCGGCCACAACATCTCCACCACCGAGGTGGAGTCGTCGCTGGTCTCGCACCCGAAGGTCGCCGAAGCCGCGGTCGTCGGGGCCACCGACCCACAGACCACGCAGGCCATCTGCGCCTTTGTCATCCTGCGCGGCGGCGCGGACGCTGAGACATCAGACGTTGACGCGTCGGACGCGGGGCTCGTCGAGGAGCTGCGTGCGCATGTCGCCAAGCAGCTCGGTCCGATCGCCAAGCCCAAGCGGATCATGCCGGTCGCGGAGCTGCCCAAGACCCGCTCGGGCAAGATCATGCGGCGGCTGCTGCGCGATGTGGCCGAGAACCGCGACCTCGGTGATGTCACCACGCTCACCGATGCGTCCGTCATGGAGCTGATCCAGGCGAAGCTGCCGACCGCCGCCGGCGAGGACTGA